Proteins encoded within one genomic window of Episyrphus balteatus chromosome 1, idEpiBalt1.1, whole genome shotgun sequence:
- the LOC129906284 gene encoding trimethyllysine dioxygenase, mitochondrial, protein MIEIRCPKSIESLELDEFWLRDHCRCKKCYNVDTKQRKFSLLDLPDDVSAKRVIKSEDEKNLIIIWSDGHESKYSFEFLFNSQLSNYLKSKDSSTRVLWDSSKIANSNYADVKLSDLVRRQDEVHEVVESLWCYGLALVEEVPANQTMTEMAVRRIFPVMKTFFGEMYTFSDAQDLAVHADTAYTKEYIGPHTDNTYFCDAAGLQILHCIHHEGTGGENFFVDGFKVAYELQKTNPEAFDVLTKVLVPAEYIEDGQFHVHYGPIIRTNPVTGEIIQIRLNVYDRAALNTLPQSEMKGFYQSFKAFLKLVEKTENQWTMKLNPGTVVMYDNWRIFHARRAYTGNRTMTGCYVQRADFLSKARVLGIIE, encoded by the exons ATGATTGAAATAAGATGTCCAAAGTCTATCGAATCACTTGAATTGGATGAATTTTGGTTGAGAGACCATTGTCGctgtaaaaaatgttataacgtCGATACGAAACAAAGGAAATTCAGTTTATTAGATCTTCCTGATGATGTGAGTGCGAAGCGTGTTATCAAAAGTGAAGATGAAAAGAatcttattattattt GGAGCGATGGACATGAATCTAAATATTCCTTCGAGTTCCTTTTCAACAGTCAactttcaaattatttaaaatctaaGGATTCATCAACAAGAGTCTTATGGGATTCCTCCAAAATTGCTAATAGTAATTACGCTGATGTGAAATTATCTGACTTGGTTCGAAGACAAGACGAAGTGCATGAAGTAGTTGAAAGTTTGTGGTGCTATGGCTTAGCGTTGGTTGAAGAAGTTCCTGCAAATCAAACAATGACAGAAATGGCAGTTCGTCGAATATTTCCTGTAATGAAAACATTCTTTGGTGAAATGTACACTTTTAGTGATGCTCAAGATCTTGCTGTTCATGCTGATACTGCCTACACTAAGGAATACATTGGTCCTCATACTGATAATACTTATTTCTGTGATGCAGCTGGACTGCAAATTCTACATTGTATCCATCATGAAGGGACGGGAGGTGAGAATTTTTTCGTTGATGGTTTTAAAGTAGCCTATGAGCTTCAAAAGACTAATCCAGAAGCTTTTGATGTTCTAACAAAAGTTCTTGTACCAGCTGAGTATATCGAAGATGGACAATTTCATGTTCATTATGGTCCAATTATTCGTACCAATCCTGTAACTGGAGAAATTATTCAAATACGATTAAATGTTTATGATCGAGCTGCGCTAAACACTCTTCCTCAGTCAGAAATGAAGGgattttatcaaagttttaaggcatttttaaaacttgttgagAAAACAGAGAATCAATGGACAATGAAACTTAATCCTGGAACTGTTGTGATGTATGATAATTGGAGGATATTCCATGCTCGTCGTGCGTATACAGGAAATCGTACAATGACTGGTTGTTATGTGCAACGAGCTGATTTTTTGAGTAAAGCAAGAGTTCTAGGAATAATTGaataa